The following are from one region of the Pseudazoarcus pumilus genome:
- a CDS encoding YgaP family membrane protein, with protein MTKNVGSIDKTVRIVAGLVLIALAIMDVGAPWTWIGVLPLVTGLMGTCPAYTLFKIDTCPKD; from the coding sequence ATGACCAAGAACGTCGGTTCCATCGACAAGACCGTACGCATCGTCGCCGGCCTCGTGCTGATCGCACTGGCGATCATGGACGTGGGCGCCCCCTGGACCTGGATCGGCGTGCTGCCGCTGGTCACCGGCCTGATGGGCACCTGCCCGGCCTATACGCTGTTCAAGATCGATACTTGCCCGAAGGATTGA
- a CDS encoding YgaP family membrane protein: MKANVGGIDRILRIVAGIALIAWAIAGGPVWAWIGVIPLATGLLRWCPLYPLLGFTTCGKRAT, encoded by the coding sequence ATGAAAGCCAACGTCGGCGGCATCGACCGCATTCTTCGCATCGTCGCAGGCATCGCCCTGATCGCCTGGGCCATCGCAGGCGGCCCCGTCTGGGCCTGGATCGGCGTGATCCCGCTGGCCACCGGTCTGCTACGCTGGTGCCCGCTCTACCCGTTGCTGGGCTTCACCACCTGCGGCAAGCGCGCAACCTGA
- a CDS encoding Crp/Fnr family transcriptional regulator — protein sequence MRDDAALHALYPVFDALPASLVADTLAAAQWIDVPDGAVLFDEHQPCEGFPFVLDGAIRVTKHAPNGRELPLYRVTAGETCILSSSCLLGHAPYTARGVSEGPVRLMALPATRFDTLLAEPPFRDFVFRLFAERIAGLMQLVEEVAFRRLDQRLAAVLLGKGRVLRVTHQQLADELGSVREIVSRLLGGFADQGLVRLGREQVELLDPARLREIAATS from the coding sequence ATGCGCGACGACGCAGCCCTGCACGCGCTCTACCCGGTGTTCGACGCCCTGCCCGCATCGCTGGTCGCCGACACGCTCGCGGCTGCGCAGTGGATCGACGTACCCGACGGCGCGGTGCTGTTCGACGAACACCAGCCCTGCGAGGGCTTCCCCTTCGTACTCGACGGCGCCATCCGCGTGACCAAGCACGCGCCCAACGGCCGTGAACTGCCGCTGTACCGCGTCACTGCCGGCGAGACCTGCATCCTGTCCTCGTCCTGCCTGCTGGGCCACGCGCCCTACACCGCGCGCGGCGTCAGCGAAGGCCCGGTGCGGCTGATGGCGCTGCCGGCCACCCGCTTCGACACACTGCTGGCCGAGCCGCCCTTCCGCGATTTCGTCTTCCGGCTGTTCGCCGAGCGCATCGCCGGGCTGATGCAGCTGGTCGAGGAAGTCGCCTTCCGCCGCCTCGACCAGCGTCTGGCCGCCGTGCTGCTGGGCAAGGGCCGCGTGCTGCGCGTCACCCACCAGCAACTGGCCGACGAGCTGGGCAGCGTGCGCGAAATCGTCAGCCGCCTGCTCGGCGGCTTCGCCGACCAGGGGCTGGTGCGCCTGGGGCGCGAACAGGTGGAACTTCTCGACCCTGCGCGCTTGCGCGAGATCGCCGCAACCTCCTGA
- the xth gene encoding exodeoxyribonuclease III, giving the protein MKIATWNVNSLKVRLPHVLDWLATHQPDALGLQEIKCEDAGFPAEALAEVGYRAVFDGQKTYNGVAILSRSEATDVVRGIPGFADEQKRVIAATIDGVRVVCGYFPNGQAVGSEKFEYKLRWLEALTAWLKDEIAAHPKLALVGDYNIAPDERDAHPDWSDEIHVSEPERAAFYRIEALGLNDAFRLFVQPEQSFSWWDYRMGAFRRNYGLRIDHVLLTPTLAEACTACTIDKAPRKLERPSDHAPVLVDLAL; this is encoded by the coding sequence GTGAAGATCGCCACCTGGAACGTCAATTCGCTCAAGGTCCGCCTGCCCCACGTCCTCGACTGGCTGGCCACGCACCAGCCCGACGCGCTGGGCCTGCAGGAGATCAAGTGCGAGGACGCCGGCTTCCCCGCAGAGGCGCTGGCCGAGGTCGGCTACCGCGCCGTGTTCGACGGGCAGAAGACCTACAACGGGGTCGCCATCCTCAGTCGCAGTGAGGCGACCGACGTGGTGCGCGGCATTCCCGGCTTCGCGGACGAGCAGAAGCGCGTCATCGCCGCCACCATCGACGGCGTGCGCGTGGTGTGCGGCTATTTCCCCAACGGCCAGGCGGTCGGCTCGGAGAAGTTCGAATACAAGCTGCGCTGGCTCGAAGCGCTCACCGCCTGGCTCAAGGACGAAATCGCCGCCCATCCGAAGCTCGCACTGGTGGGCGACTACAACATCGCCCCCGACGAGCGCGACGCCCATCCCGACTGGAGCGACGAGATCCACGTCTCCGAACCCGAGCGCGCCGCCTTCTACCGCATCGAGGCGCTGGGCCTCAACGACGCCTTCCGCCTGTTCGTGCAGCCGGAGCAGAGCTTCTCATGGTGGGACTACCGCATGGGAGCTTTCCGGCGCAACTACGGCCTGCGCATCGACCATGTGCTGCTCACGCCAACGCTGGCCGAGGCGTGCACCGCATGCACCATCGACAAGGCGCCGCGCAAGCTCGAACGACCCTCCGACCACGCGCCGGTGCTCGTCGATCTGGCGCTGTGA
- a CDS encoding M3 family metallopeptidase, with product MTNPLLDFTALPRFDAIRPEHVAPAIRELIDENRRLIEAKLADPATPTWDGFVAPLTEAGERLGRAWGVVGHLHSVFDVPEWREAYNAMLPEVSSFYAELGQNLALYEKYKAIREGTEYATLSPVRRRILDNEVRDFRLAGAELPDADKPRFKQIQEELSALSARFQENLLDATNAHVEWIDDEAQLAGIPADDVAAARAAAEKAGRPQSWKFTLHFPSWMPVMQYADDRELRARMYRAYATRASEFGDAKLDNGPLIGRILALRAEEAKMLGYANHAEVSLVPKMAESPQQVLDFLRDLAARAKPHAERDLRELREFAARELGIDELQPWDVGYASEKLRQARYAFSEHEVKQYFPEPRVLDGLFGVIQRLYGVAIIPDEAPKWDADARFFRIERDGATIGQFYLDLHARETKRGGAWMDSARSRMKAREGVQTPVAYLVCNFSGPSAQGTQIRPATFSHDDVQTLFHECGHGLHHLLTQVDEVAVSGIHGVEWDAVELPSQFMENFCWEWDVVSGMSAHVDSGEPLPRELFDKMVAAKNFQSGMQTVRQIEFSLFDLLIHSQLEPEGDTVPVERVMQVLADVRREVAVIQPPEWHRFPHSFSHIFAGGYAAGYYSYKWAEVLSADAFEAFEEARGEAGTVLDTATGERFWREILSVGGSRPAIESFKAFRGREPRVDALLRHSGMVAA from the coding sequence ATGACCAACCCCCTGCTCGACTTCACCGCCCTGCCCCGTTTCGACGCGATCCGCCCCGAGCACGTCGCGCCGGCGATCCGCGAACTGATCGACGAAAACCGTCGCCTGATCGAAGCGAAGCTGGCCGACCCGGCCACGCCCACCTGGGACGGCTTCGTCGCGCCGCTGACCGAGGCCGGCGAGCGTCTGGGCCGCGCCTGGGGCGTGGTGGGCCACCTGCACAGCGTGTTCGACGTGCCCGAATGGCGCGAGGCTTACAACGCGATGCTGCCCGAGGTCTCGAGCTTCTACGCCGAACTGGGCCAGAACCTGGCGCTGTACGAGAAGTACAAGGCCATCCGCGAAGGCACCGAGTACGCCACGCTGTCGCCGGTGCGCCGCCGCATCCTCGACAACGAGGTGCGCGACTTCCGTCTGGCCGGGGCGGAGTTGCCCGACGCCGACAAGCCGCGCTTCAAGCAGATCCAGGAAGAACTGTCCGCGCTCTCCGCCAGGTTCCAGGAGAACCTGCTCGACGCCACCAACGCCCATGTCGAGTGGATCGACGACGAGGCGCAGCTGGCCGGCATCCCGGCCGACGACGTAGCCGCCGCGCGCGCCGCGGCCGAGAAGGCCGGACGGCCGCAAAGCTGGAAGTTCACGCTGCATTTCCCGTCCTGGATGCCGGTAATGCAGTACGCCGACGACCGCGAGCTGCGCGCGCGCATGTACCGCGCCTACGCCACGCGCGCCTCGGAATTCGGTGACGCGAAACTCGACAACGGCCCGCTGATCGGCCGCATCCTCGCGCTACGCGCCGAGGAAGCGAAGATGCTCGGCTACGCCAACCACGCCGAGGTATCGCTGGTGCCGAAAATGGCCGAGTCGCCGCAACAGGTGCTCGACTTCCTGCGCGATCTGGCCGCCAGGGCCAAACCGCATGCCGAGCGCGATCTGCGTGAACTGCGCGAATTCGCCGCGCGCGAACTGGGCATCGACGAACTGCAGCCGTGGGACGTGGGCTACGCCTCCGAGAAGCTGCGCCAGGCGCGCTATGCCTTCTCGGAGCACGAGGTCAAGCAGTACTTCCCCGAGCCGCGGGTGCTCGATGGCCTGTTCGGCGTGATCCAGCGCCTGTACGGCGTCGCCATCATCCCCGACGAGGCACCGAAGTGGGACGCGGACGCGCGCTTCTTCCGCATCGAGCGCGACGGCGCGACCATCGGCCAGTTCTATCTCGACCTGCACGCGCGCGAAACCAAGCGCGGCGGCGCGTGGATGGATTCGGCACGCAGCCGCATGAAGGCGCGCGAGGGCGTGCAGACGCCGGTCGCCTATCTGGTGTGCAATTTCTCCGGCCCATCGGCGCAGGGTACGCAAATAAGGCCGGCGACCTTCTCGCACGACGACGTGCAGACCCTGTTCCACGAGTGCGGCCACGGCCTGCACCACCTGCTCACCCAGGTCGACGAAGTCGCAGTATCCGGCATCCACGGCGTCGAGTGGGACGCGGTGGAGCTTCCCAGCCAGTTCATGGAGAACTTCTGCTGGGAGTGGGACGTGGTCTCGGGCATGAGCGCCCACGTCGACAGCGGCGAGCCGCTGCCACGCGAGCTGTTCGACAAGATGGTCGCGGCGAAGAACTTCCAGAGCGGCATGCAGACGGTGCGCCAGATCGAGTTCTCGCTGTTCGACCTGCTCATCCACAGCCAGCTCGAACCCGAAGGCGACACGGTGCCGGTCGAGCGTGTCATGCAGGTGCTCGCCGACGTTCGCCGCGAGGTCGCGGTGATCCAGCCGCCCGAGTGGCACCGCTTCCCGCACAGCTTCTCGCACATCTTCGCGGGCGGTTACGCGGCCGGCTACTACAGCTACAAGTGGGCCGAGGTCCTCTCGGCGGACGCCTTCGAGGCCTTCGAGGAAGCGCGCGGCGAGGCCGGTACGGTGCTCGATACGGCCACCGGCGAGCGCTTCTGGCGCGAGATCCTGTCGGTCGGCGGCAGTCGCCCGGCGATCGAATCGTTCAAGGCCTTCCGTGGCCGCGAGCCGCGCGTCGACGCCTTGCTGCGCCACAGCGGCATGGTGGCGGCGTGA
- a CDS encoding DUF2189 domain-containing protein, which produces MDKPLHSLDHHFHLPDIRRVEPAHVLLWLRQGWQDMRDSLVASLAYGVVFALAGAFILASTMDRPYLFTAAISGFLLIGPLAAAGLYEISRRHDAGEATGFFASLGGLRGHADQLAFFGSFLAFALIAWERLSAILFALFYDGSVSGVGGFASEVLLSTAYLDFVAIYVLIGGAVAALVFSLSVVAVPMLMDRDSDIVTATMTSMRAVAANQKAMALWAAIIVGLVAIGFATLMIGMIVVLPLLGHATWHAYRDLVE; this is translated from the coding sequence ATGGACAAGCCGCTGCACTCACTGGACCACCATTTCCATCTGCCCGACATCCGACGCGTCGAACCGGCACACGTACTGCTCTGGCTGCGACAGGGCTGGCAGGACATGCGCGACAGCCTCGTCGCCAGCCTCGCCTACGGCGTGGTGTTCGCACTCGCCGGCGCCTTCATCCTGGCCTCGACGATGGACCGGCCGTATCTGTTCACGGCCGCCATTTCCGGCTTCCTGCTGATCGGGCCGCTGGCGGCGGCCGGTCTGTACGAAATCTCGCGCCGTCACGACGCGGGCGAGGCGACCGGCTTCTTCGCGTCGCTCGGCGGCCTGCGCGGACACGCCGACCAGCTCGCCTTCTTCGGCTCCTTCCTCGCTTTCGCACTGATCGCCTGGGAGCGCCTGTCGGCGATCCTGTTCGCGCTGTTCTATGACGGCAGCGTTTCCGGCGTCGGCGGCTTCGCCAGCGAAGTGCTGCTGTCAACCGCGTATCTGGACTTCGTTGCCATCTATGTCCTGATCGGCGGCGCCGTCGCCGCGCTGGTGTTCTCGCTTTCGGTAGTGGCCGTCCCGATGCTGATGGATCGCGACAGCGACATCGTCACCGCGACGATGACGAGCATGCGCGCCGTGGCTGCCAATCAGAAAGCGATGGCGCTGTGGGCGGCGATCATCGTCGGCCTCGTGGCGATCGGCTTCGCCACGCTGATGATCGGCATGATCGTGGTGCTGCCGTTGCTCGGCCACGCCACCTGGCACGCCTACCGCGATCTGGTCGAATAG
- a CDS encoding MFS transporter, whose product MTGATGRNLALAVVIAAYMLSFFHRFAPAGVAQDLASAFGTTAASLGVLAATYFYVYALVQIPTGILVDTVGPRHTLLGGGLLAAAGSALFALAPDLSVAMIGRTVTGLGVAVVFVAMLKLIALWYPENRFASMVGLAMLLGNAGSMLAGTPLAALSAATSWRTAFLATAAISLALVVATWFLVREAPREGRPRFDRTAILEGLLTVLRNRLTWPAVFVNFGLCGSFFAFGGLWATPYLMSVHELSRIDAANHISLLFAGFACGCLAIGTLSDRIGRRKPVLVATGAACVAIWLVWLSGVRMPLAASLVLFALMGVTTAAFTLSWACVKEVNPPHLSGMSTSVVNMGGFVSASILQPVVGLIMDHGWDGTTVAGVRQYVPDTFTPALALLVAVAVSGVIAGSLLRETRCRNVWRPA is encoded by the coding sequence ATGACGGGCGCTACCGGCCGCAATCTCGCCCTGGCGGTGGTGATCGCGGCCTACATGCTGTCCTTCTTCCACCGCTTCGCGCCGGCCGGTGTGGCGCAGGATCTGGCCAGCGCGTTCGGCACCACGGCCGCCTCGCTGGGCGTGCTCGCGGCGACCTATTTCTACGTCTATGCGCTGGTGCAGATTCCCACCGGCATCCTCGTCGACACGGTCGGGCCGCGCCACACGCTGCTCGGCGGCGGCCTGCTTGCCGCGGCCGGCAGTGCGCTGTTCGCGCTCGCACCCGATCTGAGCGTGGCGATGATCGGGCGCACCGTCACCGGTCTGGGCGTGGCGGTGGTCTTCGTCGCGATGCTCAAGCTCATCGCGCTGTGGTACCCGGAGAACCGCTTCGCCAGCATGGTCGGCCTGGCGATGCTGCTCGGCAACGCCGGCTCGATGCTCGCCGGCACGCCGCTGGCGGCCCTGTCGGCGGCGACTTCGTGGCGCACGGCCTTTCTCGCCACCGCCGCAATCTCGCTCGCGCTGGTCGTGGCCACCTGGTTCCTGGTGCGCGAGGCACCGCGCGAGGGACGCCCGCGCTTCGACCGCACGGCGATTCTCGAAGGCCTGCTGACGGTGCTCCGGAATCGGCTGACCTGGCCGGCGGTCTTCGTCAATTTCGGCCTGTGCGGCAGTTTCTTCGCCTTCGGCGGGCTGTGGGCCACGCCGTATCTGATGTCGGTGCATGAACTGTCGCGTATCGACGCCGCCAACCACATCTCGCTGCTGTTCGCCGGCTTCGCCTGCGGCTGCCTGGCCATCGGCACGCTCTCCGACCGCATCGGCCGACGCAAGCCGGTGCTGGTCGCCACCGGTGCGGCCTGTGTGGCGATCTGGCTGGTGTGGCTGTCGGGCGTGCGCATGCCGCTCGCCGCCAGTCTTGTGCTGTTCGCACTGATGGGTGTGACCACGGCGGCCTTCACGCTGTCCTGGGCCTGCGTCAAGGAGGTCAATCCGCCCCACCTGTCGGGCATGAGTACCAGCGTCGTCAACATGGGCGGCTTCGTCTCGGCCTCGATCCTGCAACCGGTGGTCGGACTGATCATGGACCACGGCTGGGACGGCACCACCGTGGCCGGCGTGCGCCAGTACGTCCCCGACACCTTCACGCCGGCACTGGCGCTGCTTGTCGCCGTCGCCGTCAGCGGCGTGATCGCGGGTTCGCTGCTGCGCGAGACGCGCTGCCGCAACGTGTGGCGCCCTGCCTGA
- a CDS encoding phosphoribosylaminoimidazolesuccinocarboxamide synthase, with protein sequence MATPMYESTIESLPLVARGKVRDIYAVDSDRLLIVTTDRLSAFDVVLPDPIPDKGRVLTATSAFWFERLARIVPNQLTGIDPESVVAENEREQVRDRALVVKRLVPLPIEAVVRGYLAGSGWKDYQATGAVCGIELPPGLQQATQFPIPLFTPATKAEVGDHDENISIEQACAACDKALAGALEGTGRTGTQLAEQARVAAIALYMEAAFHARKQGIIIADTKFEFGIDAAGTLHLIDEALTPDSSRFWPADSYQVGINPPSFDKQFVRDYLETLDWDKTPPAPHLPPEVIEKTAAKYREAYERLTGKTLD encoded by the coding sequence GTGGCCACCCCGATGTACGAATCCACGATCGAAAGCCTGCCGCTCGTCGCACGCGGCAAGGTGCGCGACATCTACGCCGTCGACTCCGACCGCCTGCTCATCGTCACCACCGATCGGCTCTCGGCCTTCGACGTGGTCCTGCCCGACCCGATCCCCGACAAGGGCCGCGTGCTCACCGCCACCTCGGCCTTCTGGTTCGAGCGGCTCGCGCGCATCGTGCCCAACCAGCTCACCGGCATCGACCCCGAATCCGTCGTCGCCGAAAACGAGCGCGAGCAGGTGCGCGATCGCGCGCTGGTGGTCAAGCGCCTCGTGCCGCTGCCCATCGAGGCGGTGGTGCGCGGCTATCTCGCCGGCTCGGGCTGGAAGGACTATCAGGCCACGGGTGCGGTGTGCGGCATCGAACTGCCGCCGGGCCTGCAGCAGGCCACCCAGTTCCCGATCCCGCTGTTCACGCCGGCCACCAAGGCCGAGGTGGGCGACCACGACGAGAACATTTCCATCGAACAGGCTTGCGCGGCCTGCGACAAGGCGCTCGCCGGCGCACTCGAAGGCACCGGCAGGACCGGCACGCAACTGGCGGAGCAGGCCCGCGTGGCAGCCATCGCGCTGTACATGGAAGCGGCCTTCCACGCGCGCAAGCAGGGCATCATCATCGCCGACACCAAGTTCGAATTCGGCATCGACGCCGCGGGCACGCTGCATCTCATCGACGAGGCGCTCACGCCGGATTCGTCGCGCTTCTGGCCGGCCGACAGCTACCAGGTCGGCATCAATCCGCCGTCCTTCGACAAGCAGTTCGTGCGCGACTACCTCGAGACCCTGGACTGGGACAAGACGCCGCCGGCGCCGCATCTGCCGCCCGAGGTCATCGAAAAGACCGCCGCCAAGTACCGCGAGGCCTACGAGCGCCTGACCGGCAAGACGCTCGACTGA